TTAAGGGACAGTGTTGCCCAAAATCCTACCATACTGGTAAGTGAAGCAGGAAATACTTTCATAAAATCACTCATGGTATGCAATTTGCCTGGTGAACTTAAAAGTGGTCCAAAGCCGTGAGCAAATTTAACTGCCCAAACCATCAAAATAAGAGCTAAAACCATAACTAGTGGAGCTGCCCAGTTTTCAAATTTTTTCAGCTGCTCCATGCCTTTGAATATAACAAACATCTCAAGGCCCCAGAATATCATAAATGTTATACCAGACGGCAAACTAAGTCCTGCTATTTGAAAACTTCCCCCAAGAGTTTTCCATCCTGGAATTACAGCTGAAAACAATACATTTAATGCACTTCCACCTATATAGGTATTTATTCCAAACCACCCGCAGGCAACAACTGCCCTTAAAATTGCAGGTATATTTGCACCAAATACCCCAAAGGATAACCTTGAAAATACCGGAAAGTTAATTCCATATTTAGTGCCCGGATGGGCATTCAATAAAATTGGTACTAAAACTATTAGGTTCCCAAGGGTAATTGTAAATAGTGCTTGCTTCCAGTTCATTCCCAGTGATATCAAGCTTCCTGCTAACATATAGGTAGGTATACAGTGAGCCATTCCAATCCAGAGAGCAGTGAAATTATAGGTATTCCAGGTTCTTTCCTTAACTGGAACTGGTGCGTTATCATCATTGTATAATTTGCTTTCCGTAACATGTGTATCGGATTGATCCAATTCATATATTTCTTTTTCTACTGGCTGTTCCATATAGATCCCCCTCTTTCTTTTAATAAATTAATACCTAAATAGATATTTTTACATCTTATCGATGTCTAGTATAGTTTGAAGCAGTACATTAGCACCTTTTACACAATTATCAAGAGGAGTTTTTTCTATTTCACAGTGGCTGTGTCCTCCAATGCTTGGAACAAATATCATAGTTACAGGAAGCATATCAGCTGCAAATTGAGAATCATGTCCAGGACCGCTGTACATTCTCATATTGGAATATCCATAAAGATTTGCATTTTTTTCAACCAGATTTACTAATTCTTTATTGAAACTGACAGTTTTACGTGCCCACAATTCCTCGTAGCTAACTTTGCAGCCTGCAAGTTCGGATGGAATGTTCTTAATTATATCAACTACCTGTTGTATTACTTTTGGATCTTGATGTCTTGCATCCAAAGTAAATTTAACGTCATCTGGTATAATTGTATGAACATTTGGTGAGCAGTTAATTCTTCCAGTAGTATAAACTAACTTGCCATCAAGTTTATCCAGTTCCTTGTGAAGATATAAAATGGCTTCAGATGCTGCCAAAAGAGCATCTTTTCTTAATTTTTGTGGAACAGTTCCTGCATGTCCAGCTTGACCTATAAATTCGAATTCATAGTTAACCATTCCAACAACACCCTCTACAACTCCAATATCCTTTTGGGCAGCTTCAAGTACTGGTCCCTGTTCAATATGCAATTCTAAAAGAGCCATATAGTCTTTAGGGTTTATTCTATTTTTTTCATCACCCTTATATCCACTTGCGTCCAAAGCTTCACCAAAAGTTACGCCTTCTGGGTCCTTTGATGCCAGCATCTTTGATTTATCAAATTTGCCAGTAACAACACCA
The genomic region above belongs to Clostridium sp. AWRP and contains:
- a CDS encoding NCS1 family nucleobase:cation symporter-1; translation: MEQPVEKEIYELDQSDTHVTESKLYNDDNAPVPVKERTWNTYNFTALWIGMAHCIPTYMLAGSLISLGMNWKQALFTITLGNLIVLVPILLNAHPGTKYGINFPVFSRLSFGVFGANIPAILRAVVACGWFGINTYIGGSALNVLFSAVIPGWKTLGGSFQIAGLSLPSGITFMIFWGLEMFVIFKGMEQLKKFENWAAPLVMVLALILMVWAVKFAHGFGPLLSSPGKLHTMSDFMKVFPASLTSMVGFWATLSLNIPDFTRYAKGQKEQLIGQSLGLPITMTVFSAMGIIITSATAVIFGKSMWSPVDIISKFSNPFAMLVGFFGIVVASLSVNIAANIVSPANDFSNVAPKHISFKMGGLITGIIGILIMPWKLLADPSGYVYTWLDTYSGILGPVAAIIICDYWLIKKTKVNLKDLYLKEGLYTYKKGFNPKAIIALVLGIFAALIGKIVPSLSGIVNYAWFVGFGVSFAVYYLLSAGSKDSGKINSQPEEFEEQSF
- a CDS encoding Zn-dependent hydrolase gives rise to the protein MKKVSCDKERMEDKITTFSKFGATGHGGITRLSLSEAALQARAEFTKRMKSLGADIVTDDMGNMYATFKGLENLPHIAMGSHCDSVVQGGNYDGILGVMTAMEAAETIARENIPHRHPITVMIWTNEEGARFDPAMMSSGVVTGKFDKSKMLASKDPEGVTFGEALDASGYKGDEKNRINPKDYMALLELHIEQGPVLEAAQKDIGVVEGVVGMVNYEFEFIGQAGHAGTVPQKLRKDALLAASEAILYLHKELDKLDGKLVYTTGRINCSPNVHTIIPDDVKFTLDARHQDPKVIQQVVDIIKNIPSELAGCKVSYEELWARKTVSFNKELVNLVEKNANLYGYSNMRMYSGPGHDSQFAADMLPVTMIFVPSIGGHSHCEIEKTPLDNCVKGANVLLQTILDIDKM